In one window of Chthoniobacterales bacterium DNA:
- a CDS encoding ribose-phosphate pyrophosphokinase translates to MFALQPEMKVFSGSANRELAQRICDCIGTPLGQATISSFPDGETYVKIEENIRGRDVFIIQPTSPPTNQHLMELLIMVDAARRASADRITAVIPFFGYARQDRKDQPRVPITAKLVANLLHAAGVSRVLTMDLHAQQVQGFFDIPVDHLYSMPVLLKYVRTRLTRKTVVVSPDVGGLKMASAYSQALGANLAIVAKQRKSATETKALYVIGEVDGCDVLLVDDLTETAGTLTSAATVLKEHGALDIYAGVAHAVLVDVAIPRLQNSQIEELITTNSTPIRPVEGFKTTVLCVAELLGEGMKRIHNDESVSSLFKIDNDGK, encoded by the coding sequence ATGTTTGCGCTCCAACCCGAAATGAAGGTCTTCAGCGGTTCCGCCAACCGGGAGCTCGCCCAACGCATTTGCGACTGCATCGGCACGCCGCTCGGCCAGGCGACGATCAGCTCATTCCCCGACGGCGAGACCTATGTAAAAATCGAGGAGAACATTCGCGGCCGCGATGTTTTCATTATTCAGCCGACCTCGCCGCCGACCAATCAGCACCTGATGGAGTTGCTGATCATGGTGGACGCGGCACGCCGGGCGAGCGCGGATCGGATCACGGCGGTCATCCCGTTTTTCGGTTACGCACGGCAGGACCGTAAGGATCAGCCGCGGGTGCCGATTACGGCCAAGCTGGTGGCGAACCTCCTTCACGCGGCCGGAGTGAGCCGGGTGCTGACGATGGACCTGCACGCCCAGCAGGTGCAGGGTTTTTTCGATATCCCGGTGGATCACCTCTATTCAATGCCGGTGCTGCTCAAGTACGTCCGGACGCGTCTTACCCGCAAAACGGTCGTCGTTTCGCCGGACGTCGGCGGATTAAAGATGGCCTCCGCCTACTCGCAGGCTCTGGGCGCGAACCTGGCGATCGTGGCCAAGCAGCGCAAGAGCGCGACCGAGACCAAGGCGTTGTACGTTATCGGCGAGGTGGACGGCTGCGATGTCCTCCTGGTGGACGACCTCACCGAGACAGCGGGCACGCTGACCTCCGCCGCCACGGTCCTCAAAGAGCACGGCGCCTTGGACATTTACGCCGGGGTGGCCCACGCCGTCCTGGTAGATGTTGCGATTCCCCGGTTGCAAAATTCCCAGATCGAGGAATTAATAACGACCAACAGCACGCCCATACGCCCGGTGGAAGGATTTAAGACCACTGTGCTATGCGTCGCCGAGCTTCTCGGCGAAGGGATGAAACGAATCCACAACGACGAATCCGTTTCCTCGCTGTTCAAGATCGATAACGACGGCAAATAG
- the pth gene encoding aminoacyl-tRNA hydrolase: MSTSNAVRLVAGLGNPGPEYDGTRHNIGFAIVDRLAAELGLTWQHEKRWHLLWAKGERVILVKPTSYMNRSGEPIQAIAQFYKITPAEMLIVLDDMDLPLGRLRLRPDGGTAGHNGLESVIVQFGTEEIPRLRVGIGAAPKEGSVDYVLGRFFEEERPIAEKTVARAVEAVKWSIDKGVLSAMNLFNKNPET; encoded by the coding sequence ATGTCCACGTCGAACGCTGTTCGTTTAGTCGCCGGCCTGGGTAATCCCGGGCCGGAATATGATGGCACTCGCCATAATATCGGGTTCGCGATCGTGGATCGGCTGGCTGCCGAATTGGGGCTCACCTGGCAGCATGAGAAACGGTGGCATCTGCTCTGGGCCAAAGGCGAGAGAGTGATCCTCGTTAAGCCGACGAGCTACATGAATCGGAGCGGCGAACCCATCCAGGCGATCGCCCAATTCTACAAAATCACGCCCGCGGAAATGCTTATCGTCCTTGACGACATGGATTTGCCCCTGGGACGGCTTAGGTTGCGGCCCGATGGCGGAACCGCCGGTCACAACGGCCTCGAGTCGGTAATCGTGCAGTTCGGGACCGAGGAAATTCCGCGGTTGCGCGTCGGGATTGGCGCCGCTCCCAAGGAGGGCTCCGTCGATTATGTCCTCGGCCGTTTTTTCGAGGAAGAGCGCCCAATCGCGGAAAAGACCGTCGCCCGCGCGGTGGAGGCGGTGAAATGGTCAATTGACAAAGGCGTGCTTTCCGCGATGAACCTTTTCAACAAAAATCCAGAAACATGA
- the dprA gene encoding DNA-processing protein DprA, producing MTPSEACIALNMLPTMGPVRLRKLLEVFETPDRILSARRDSLRAVEGIGREVVDQITNWETLVDLPAELERIRDFGAEVITAESPVYPKQLREIHSPPIVLYVWGELTERDQHAIAVIGSRRTTHYGLESAKKLSYQLAYAGLTVISGLARGIDTAAHQGALAAKGRTVAVIGSGLSKLYPPENAALAEKIRSGHGAVVSEFSMEIEPDRQTFPMRNRIISGWSQGLLVVEAGANSGALISVAQALEQGRNVYAVPGHINAPTAIGSNRLIQQGAKLIMDASDILDDLQILLPESRPAPAATVRALPELSDDERRVYDSIRETETSIDDIATKAELPSGTVSSTLLRLELKKLVKQLPGKYFVKLG from the coding sequence ATGACCCCCTCGGAAGCCTGCATCGCGCTGAACATGCTTCCGACGATGGGGCCGGTGCGGCTCCGGAAGCTGCTCGAAGTTTTCGAAACGCCGGACCGAATTCTTTCCGCCAGGCGCGACTCCTTGCGGGCGGTCGAAGGTATCGGTCGGGAAGTCGTCGACCAGATTACGAATTGGGAGACGCTCGTCGATCTTCCAGCGGAGTTGGAGCGCATTCGGGATTTCGGAGCGGAAGTGATCACGGCGGAGTCGCCCGTTTATCCGAAGCAACTGCGCGAAATCCATTCGCCGCCGATCGTTCTCTACGTCTGGGGCGAACTGACCGAGCGCGATCAACACGCCATCGCCGTCATCGGCTCGCGGCGGACAACCCATTACGGGTTGGAGTCGGCCAAGAAGCTTTCCTATCAGCTCGCTTACGCCGGCCTGACCGTGATCAGCGGGCTGGCGCGCGGCATCGATACGGCGGCCCACCAGGGAGCGCTCGCCGCCAAAGGGCGCACGGTGGCGGTGATCGGTTCGGGATTGTCGAAGCTCTATCCGCCGGAGAATGCGGCGCTCGCGGAAAAGATTCGGAGCGGACACGGCGCCGTCGTCTCCGAATTCTCGATGGAGATCGAGCCGGACCGCCAGACGTTTCCGATGCGCAATCGCATCATCAGCGGCTGGAGCCAGGGCCTGCTCGTGGTGGAGGCGGGCGCGAATAGCGGGGCGCTCATCAGCGTGGCTCAGGCGCTGGAGCAGGGGCGCAACGTTTACGCCGTGCCTGGGCACATTAATGCGCCGACCGCCATCGGGTCGAATCGCCTGATTCAGCAGGGAGCGAAGCTGATCATGGACGCGAGCGACATTCTTGACGACCTGCAGATCTTGCTGCCCGAGTCCCGGCCAGCGCCGGCGGCGACCGTGCGCGCGTTGCCGGAGCTCAGTGACGACGAACGCCGGGTGTATGATTCCATTCGCGAAACCGAAACGTCGATCGACGATATCGCAACGAAAGCAGAATTGCCGAGCGGCACCGTCTCTTCGACGCTGTTGCGTTTGGAGCTCAAGAAGCTGGTGAAACAACTGCCCGGAAAATATTTCGTGAAGCTCGGATAG
- a CDS encoding HAD family hydrolase produces the protein MAAKIRLLSTDFDGTLVAHGSDPVLDRGCMAQIEKLQENGVLWAINTGRSVELLESGLTDFDFPVHPDFILTSERDIFRPASNGGRKWEPYGDWNERVARDHAELFHSARSVLAEVVDFVNQKTRARLLYHTAGLEGLVAESEEELDRVTKFIDRAREKQPKFHYQRNTVYLRFCHADYHKGAALAELSRLLEIPREEIFAAGDHHNDVSMLDGRFAQYPACPANAIAEVKDAVRSAGGYVASRNYGAGVHEALLHFAEN, from the coding sequence ATGGCCGCGAAAATCCGCCTTCTCAGCACCGACTTCGACGGCACCCTGGTCGCTCACGGGAGCGATCCAGTGTTGGATCGCGGCTGCATGGCGCAGATCGAAAAGCTGCAGGAAAATGGCGTCCTCTGGGCGATCAATACCGGCCGGTCCGTGGAACTGCTCGAATCAGGCCTGACCGATTTCGATTTTCCGGTCCACCCTGATTTCATCCTGACGAGCGAACGCGACATCTTTCGTCCTGCGTCGAACGGCGGGAGAAAATGGGAGCCGTATGGCGATTGGAATGAGCGGGTCGCCCGCGATCATGCCGAACTGTTTCATTCCGCCAGGTCAGTCCTCGCGGAAGTGGTCGATTTCGTGAATCAAAAAACCCGGGCGCGCCTGCTTTATCACACAGCCGGATTGGAGGGGCTCGTCGCCGAGAGCGAAGAAGAATTGGACCGCGTCACGAAATTCATCGATCGAGCGCGAGAGAAACAGCCGAAATTTCACTATCAACGAAACACAGTTTACCTGCGCTTTTGCCACGCGGATTACCACAAAGGCGCAGCCCTCGCCGAGTTGTCCAGGCTGCTGGAAATTCCGCGGGAAGAGATTTTCGCCGCGGGCGACCACCATAACGATGTCTCGATGCTCGACGGCCGCTTCGCTCAATATCCCGCCTGTCCGGCAAACGCGATTGCCGAGGTGAAGGACGCCGTCCGGTCAGCCGGCGGCTATGTCGCATCCAGGAATTATGGCGCTGGGGTCCACGAAGCCCTGCTCCATTTCGCAGAAAATTGA
- a CDS encoding zinc-binding dehydrogenase, with the protein MRAIRLTSVGSPLEEQGIAVPTIGPADVLIRIRAAGICHSDAHYRAGVSSVARLPLTLGHEVAGVVEEIGAAVRNFKPGDRVCVHYLATCGECAFCRAGTEQFCPSAEMIGKHRDGGYAEFIAMPERSVFRLPDEIPFEQGAIVMCSSATSLHALNKVRFRAGETAAIFGTGGLGISAVQLAKNFGAAEVFAVDINPHKLELAERFGAVPVNAADGDPVDQLRELTKGRGVDVALELVGLALTMRQAIQSLAILGRAAVVGLTKENLEIAPYTEVLNKEAEIIGVSDHLASEMPLLLDLVRTGKLDLSHGIIRTAPLEAPSINAALDGLDKFGGDVRTVIVS; encoded by the coding sequence ATGCGAGCAATCCGTTTAACGTCTGTCGGCTCTCCACTCGAAGAGCAGGGGATCGCTGTTCCGACCATTGGCCCGGCCGACGTCCTGATTCGAATTCGCGCTGCTGGGATCTGCCACTCAGACGCGCATTACCGTGCCGGCGTCTCCTCGGTCGCGCGGTTGCCTCTCACCCTCGGTCACGAAGTCGCGGGCGTCGTGGAAGAGATCGGGGCCGCGGTCCGGAATTTCAAGCCAGGCGACCGCGTCTGCGTTCATTACCTCGCGACTTGTGGCGAGTGTGCCTTTTGCCGGGCCGGGACAGAACAGTTTTGCCCAAGCGCAGAAATGATCGGCAAACATCGCGATGGTGGTTACGCCGAATTCATCGCGATGCCGGAACGGAGCGTGTTTCGATTGCCTGATGAAATCCCGTTCGAGCAGGGCGCAATCGTGATGTGTTCGTCAGCCACTTCGCTGCATGCCTTGAACAAGGTTCGCTTCCGGGCCGGCGAAACGGCCGCGATCTTCGGGACTGGCGGGCTGGGGATCTCAGCCGTGCAGCTGGCGAAGAATTTTGGCGCGGCCGAAGTGTTCGCCGTCGATATTAATCCCCACAAGCTCGAATTGGCGGAACGCTTCGGGGCGGTCCCGGTGAACGCAGCGGATGGCGATCCGGTCGACCAACTTCGAGAATTAACGAAGGGCCGCGGAGTCGATGTCGCGCTGGAACTGGTCGGTTTGGCGCTGACGATGCGGCAGGCCATTCAATCGTTGGCGATTCTCGGCCGCGCTGCCGTGGTGGGCCTCACTAAAGAGAACCTGGAAATCGCCCCGTATACCGAGGTCCTGAACAAGGAGGCGGAAATAATCGGCGTCTCGGATCATTTGGCGAGCGAGATGCCCCTGCTTCTCGACCTGGTGCGAACGGGAAAACTGGATCTTTCGCACGGCATCATCCGGACCGCGCCACTCGAAGCGCCGTCTATTAATGCTGCCCTGGACGGCCTCGACAAATTTGGCGGCGACGTCCGAACCGTTATTGTCTCCTGA
- the rlmN gene encoding 23S rRNA (adenine(2503)-C(2))-methyltransferase RlmN, with the protein METAGKPSIQSLFLEEIAKHLASQNQKPYRAKQIVDWLYEKRVSSFEEMSDLPQALRDRLAGEFVFGHLETVRVLGSKDTTRKFLFRLGDGNLIESVLIPASPSLYGSTSDRRTICVSTQVGCAYGCKFCASGLDGFSRNLDASEIVQQLLAVEKASGEKIDNVVFMGMGEPLANLTNVVRAIRIINAPWGLEIGARHITVSTSGLAPQIRKLAEEPLQSRLAISLHGATDEVRDRIMPVNRKYKLAALLAACDYYASRKKQRIYFEYILIAGINDSEEQAHLLAGHARRISARINLIPYNTVEGLEWSRPSRDKQERFLSILREHGVVATLRREKGHDIEAACGQLRLQTKRAEAADTSLVTRHSSLP; encoded by the coding sequence GTGGAAACGGCGGGCAAACCATCCATTCAATCACTTTTCCTCGAGGAGATCGCCAAGCATTTGGCGTCGCAAAACCAAAAGCCGTACCGGGCGAAACAGATCGTCGATTGGCTCTACGAAAAACGGGTCAGCTCGTTCGAAGAGATGAGCGATTTGCCGCAGGCGTTGCGCGATCGCCTGGCCGGCGAATTCGTTTTCGGCCATCTCGAAACTGTCCGCGTTCTCGGTTCGAAAGACACCACCCGAAAATTTCTCTTTCGGCTCGGCGACGGAAATCTCATTGAATCCGTCCTGATCCCCGCCTCCCCATCGCTCTATGGCTCGACCTCCGATCGCCGCACGATTTGCGTCTCCACCCAGGTCGGCTGCGCTTATGGCTGCAAGTTTTGCGCGAGCGGCCTCGACGGCTTTTCCCGCAACCTGGACGCGAGCGAAATCGTCCAGCAGTTGCTCGCCGTCGAAAAGGCGAGCGGGGAGAAGATCGACAACGTCGTCTTCATGGGGATGGGCGAACCGCTGGCCAACCTGACTAACGTCGTCCGCGCCATCCGCATCATCAATGCGCCCTGGGGTCTCGAGATTGGCGCCCGCCACATCACGGTCTCGACCAGCGGGCTCGCCCCCCAAATCAGAAAGCTGGCCGAGGAACCGCTCCAAAGCCGGCTCGCCATCTCGCTTCACGGTGCGACCGACGAAGTGCGCGATCGGATCATGCCGGTCAACCGGAAATACAAACTCGCGGCTCTGCTCGCCGCCTGCGATTACTACGCCAGCCGAAAGAAGCAGCGGATCTATTTCGAATACATCCTGATCGCCGGCATCAACGACTCCGAAGAGCAGGCCCATTTACTGGCCGGCCATGCCCGTCGCATCAGCGCGCGGATCAATCTTATTCCCTATAACACCGTCGAAGGCCTCGAATGGTCGCGCCCGTCGCGCGACAAACAGGAACGCTTCCTATCGATCCTCCGCGAACACGGGGTCGTGGCCACTCTGCGCCGCGAAAAAGGCCACGACATCGAAGCGGCCTGCGGCCAGCTGCGGTTGCAAACCAAGCGCGCCGAAGCCGCCGACACGTCACTTGTCACACGTCACTCGTCACTGCCTTAA
- a CDS encoding DNA topoisomerase III — protein sequence MSKSLIIAEKPSVAADLARALGKVPKKGDHFENEEYVISSAVGHVAELLMPEDIDKKKYGFWRLETLPIIPEKFELKPIDKSKDVFARLKKLIARKDITQVINACDAGREGELIFNNLCGLAKNKHPVKRLWLQSMTPQAIRDAFGHLREESEMRGLADAARSRSESDWLIGINGTRAITKRMFGSRAGNVASVGRVQTPTLAIVYERELEIRNFKPRDYWRVTAKFEISQGQYEGTYQRPDFKKGADEHDRADRIWEKNAAEAVLAACQGNPTANVTEEKKASSQIAPRLYDLTTLQREANGRFGFSAKRTLQIAQALYEKHKMLTYPRTDSRALPEDYLGTARQTLGNLSGTLGDHAQKALKNDWVRPNKRIFNNAQISDHFAIIPTTSEAKHLDDAEAKIYDMVARRFVAVFFPAAEFDVTTRFSQVAEHKFKTEGKVLTAPGWLEVYGRAAVDEDSKDGKALPALKPEDHNKAKTLEASLLAETTKPPPRYTEATLLSAMETAGKLVEDEELADAMKERGLGTPATRADIIDGLIYQKYMDRNQRELVPSAKAEQLIQFLEAVKASDLTSPAMTGEWEHQLREMTRGKFSREKFMAGIVEETKGIVERVKNFEEDDSVARETDILSPTDKKPLRETLRGYKSQDGEFMIYKVIGGRRMEESEIRELVEKGEIGPLDGFISAKTRASFAAKLKLGRDEKTGKWKAEYDFGDNVDLGSVESFWTDPATGAELCEIGSNYVLREKENGEWKQAFRVPRLMCKKEVTREQAIRLIEQGKTDLIQGFTSKKGRPFDAFLVRNDARIRWEFPPRAPKKDKDGKPIERKPRAKVDLSKAHVLGESKAHKGGELVEMEDAYYVRKPDQDNRAVFKLTKKLCEHEITPEEVKELLVEGRSHLIEDFISKRGNKFAAHLVLSAKKDKAEFEFPPR from the coding sequence ATGTCCAAATCGCTCATCATCGCCGAGAAACCCAGCGTGGCCGCCGACCTGGCGCGCGCCCTGGGCAAGGTCCCGAAAAAGGGCGACCACTTCGAGAATGAGGAATACGTCATTTCCTCGGCGGTCGGTCATGTCGCCGAGCTGCTGATGCCGGAGGACATCGACAAAAAGAAATACGGGTTCTGGCGGCTGGAGACGCTTCCCATTATTCCCGAGAAGTTCGAGCTCAAGCCGATCGACAAATCGAAGGACGTCTTCGCGCGGCTGAAGAAGCTCATCGCCCGGAAAGACATCACCCAGGTCATTAACGCCTGCGACGCCGGCCGAGAGGGCGAGCTCATTTTCAATAACCTTTGCGGGCTGGCGAAGAACAAACACCCGGTCAAACGCCTTTGGCTGCAATCGATGACGCCGCAGGCCATTCGCGACGCCTTTGGTCATCTCCGCGAAGAGAGCGAGATGCGCGGCCTCGCCGATGCCGCCCGGTCGCGGAGCGAAAGCGATTGGCTCATCGGCATCAACGGCACGCGCGCCATCACCAAGCGGATGTTCGGGTCGCGCGCCGGGAACGTGGCGTCGGTCGGCCGGGTGCAGACGCCGACGCTTGCCATTGTTTACGAGCGCGAGCTGGAGATTCGGAATTTCAAACCGCGGGATTATTGGCGCGTCACGGCGAAGTTCGAGATTAGCCAAGGCCAATACGAAGGCACTTATCAGCGGCCGGATTTCAAAAAGGGCGCCGACGAACACGATCGGGCCGATCGGATTTGGGAAAAGAACGCGGCCGAAGCCGTGTTGGCGGCCTGCCAGGGAAATCCAACGGCGAACGTCACGGAAGAGAAAAAGGCCAGCTCGCAGATCGCGCCCCGGCTTTACGATCTGACCACGTTGCAGCGGGAAGCCAACGGCCGTTTCGGGTTTTCGGCGAAACGGACGCTCCAAATCGCGCAGGCCCTGTACGAGAAGCATAAAATGCTGACCTATCCCCGCACCGATTCGCGGGCCCTGCCGGAAGATTATCTCGGGACCGCGCGCCAGACGCTCGGCAACCTTTCCGGGACGCTCGGAGATCACGCCCAAAAAGCGCTAAAGAATGACTGGGTCCGGCCTAACAAGCGAATTTTCAACAACGCGCAGATCAGCGATCACTTCGCGATCATTCCAACGACCTCGGAAGCGAAGCATCTCGACGACGCCGAAGCGAAAATCTACGACATGGTGGCGCGGCGTTTCGTCGCCGTTTTCTTCCCGGCGGCCGAGTTCGATGTCACCACGCGGTTCAGCCAGGTGGCGGAACACAAATTCAAGACCGAAGGAAAAGTCCTGACCGCGCCCGGTTGGCTGGAAGTTTATGGGCGGGCGGCGGTGGACGAAGATTCGAAGGACGGCAAGGCGCTGCCCGCGTTGAAACCGGAAGATCACAACAAGGCGAAAACCCTCGAGGCAAGTCTGCTGGCGGAAACGACCAAGCCGCCGCCACGTTATACGGAAGCAACCCTGCTTTCCGCGATGGAAACGGCCGGCAAACTCGTCGAGGACGAAGAACTGGCCGACGCGATGAAAGAACGCGGACTCGGCACTCCCGCGACCCGCGCCGACATTATCGACGGCCTCATTTACCAAAAGTACATGGACCGGAACCAGCGCGAACTGGTGCCGAGCGCGAAGGCTGAGCAGCTCATCCAATTTCTCGAGGCGGTGAAAGCGTCCGACCTGACGAGCCCGGCGATGACGGGGGAATGGGAGCATCAGCTCCGCGAAATGACCCGCGGCAAATTCTCGCGCGAGAAATTCATGGCCGGCATCGTTGAGGAAACAAAGGGCATCGTCGAGCGGGTGAAGAATTTCGAGGAAGACGATTCGGTCGCGCGCGAGACCGACATTCTCTCGCCTACCGACAAGAAGCCGCTCCGCGAAACGTTGCGCGGCTACAAATCGCAGGATGGCGAGTTCATGATCTACAAGGTCATCGGCGGCCGCCGGATGGAGGAATCCGAGATTCGCGAGCTGGTGGAAAAGGGCGAGATCGGTCCGCTCGATGGATTTATTTCCGCGAAAACGCGGGCCAGTTTCGCCGCCAAGCTCAAGCTCGGTCGCGATGAAAAGACCGGGAAATGGAAAGCCGAGTACGACTTTGGTGACAACGTCGATCTCGGTTCGGTCGAATCTTTCTGGACCGATCCGGCCACGGGCGCCGAGCTTTGCGAGATCGGTTCGAATTACGTCCTGCGCGAAAAGGAGAACGGCGAATGGAAGCAGGCGTTTCGTGTTCCGCGCCTGATGTGCAAAAAGGAAGTTACCCGGGAACAGGCCATCCGCCTGATCGAGCAGGGGAAGACCGACCTCATCCAGGGGTTCACGTCGAAGAAGGGCCGGCCGTTCGATGCCTTCCTCGTGCGCAACGACGCCCGAATCCGCTGGGAGTTCCCCCCTCGCGCGCCGAAGAAAGACAAGGACGGGAAGCCGATCGAGCGCAAGCCGCGCGCGAAAGTCGATCTTTCAAAAGCGCACGTTCTCGGCGAAAGCAAAGCGCACAAAGGCGGCGAGCTGGTCGAAATGGAAGACGCCTATTACGTGCGCAAACCGGACCAGGATAACCGCGCCGTCTTCAAGCTCACCAAAAAACTTTGCGAACACGAGATCACGCCCGAGGAAGTAAAAGAACTTCTCGTCGAAGGACGTTCGCACCTGATCGAGGATTTCATTTCCAAGCGCGGCAACAAATTCGCCGCCCACCTCGTCCTCTCCGCAAAAAAAGACAAAGCCGAATTCGAATTCCCACCGCGCTGA
- a CDS encoding VOC family protein gives MSSQFLGLRTVIYHAPDLAKARAWYAKALGIEPYFDQPFYVGFNVAGYELGLDPDAASTPGGKEGAVAYWGVAEAEESFRRLVSLGATERSAPQEVGEGIRVATVFDPFGNIFGIIENPHFKAVTSDV, from the coding sequence ATGAGTTCACAATTCCTCGGCCTCCGCACCGTCATTTATCACGCGCCCGACTTGGCGAAGGCCAGGGCTTGGTACGCGAAAGCGCTCGGGATCGAGCCGTATTTCGATCAACCGTTTTATGTCGGGTTCAACGTAGCCGGCTACGAGCTGGGCCTTGATCCCGATGCGGCCAGCACTCCGGGCGGCAAAGAGGGTGCGGTGGCGTATTGGGGCGTAGCCGAAGCGGAGGAGTCATTCCGGCGCCTGGTCTCGTTAGGCGCGACCGAGCGCTCAGCCCCGCAGGAAGTGGGCGAGGGGATTCGGGTGGCGACGGTGTTCGATCCGTTCGGGAATATTTTCGGGATTATCGAGAATCCACACTTTAAGGCAGTGACGAGTGACGTGTGA
- the ssb gene encoding single-stranded DNA-binding protein, which translates to MASFNKVILLGNLTRDPEVRYTPKGTAVTELGMAVNRVYSAENGEKREETTFVDVTLWGRTAEIAGEYLKKGRPVLIEGRLQLDTWDDKQSGQKRSKLKVVGEALQLIGGRPGAGGGGGDEEGGSRLSRPAPPPKSAPSAPDDDEIPF; encoded by the coding sequence ATGGCCAGTTTCAATAAAGTCATCCTTCTCGGAAACCTCACCCGCGATCCCGAGGTCCGATATACCCCCAAGGGGACAGCCGTCACGGAATTAGGCATGGCCGTGAACCGCGTTTACAGCGCCGAGAACGGCGAGAAACGCGAGGAAACGACATTTGTCGATGTCACGCTTTGGGGGCGGACCGCGGAGATTGCCGGGGAATATCTAAAAAAAGGGCGCCCTGTTCTTATTGAGGGCCGTCTCCAGCTCGACACCTGGGACGACAAGCAATCGGGTCAAAAACGGAGCAAGTTGAAAGTCGTTGGGGAAGCCCTTCAGCTGATCGGCGGCCGCCCCGGCGCTGGTGGCGGCGGCGGAGACGAAGAGGGCGGTTCGCGATTGAGCCGGCCGGCGCCTCCCCCGAAATCCGCGCCTTCCGCCCCAGACGACGACGAAATTCCATTCTAG
- a CDS encoding 50S ribosomal protein L25: MAKQVKLTAERRTATGRSAVRKLKAAGSIPAVIYGAKDKPETLQVSKREINAMLSHAAGENILVELEIGGKNRLALVQEVQHAPIGGGILHIDFHAVSVDEVIQADVPVEPVGVANGVKNMGGLLEQNLRSLAIECLPRDLPDVIKVDVSALNIGDAIHVREIQLPAGVTTRIQPDLTAFSVLAPTVEEEPVAAVADAAAGPEVIKEKKEEPEGGAAPAGGAKEKEPKK, from the coding sequence ATGGCTAAGCAGGTAAAACTCACGGCGGAGCGGCGGACAGCGACAGGGCGTTCCGCAGTGCGAAAACTCAAGGCAGCGGGCTCCATCCCGGCGGTAATTTACGGCGCGAAGGACAAGCCGGAGACCCTGCAGGTATCGAAGCGCGAAATCAACGCCATGCTCAGCCATGCCGCGGGTGAAAACATCCTGGTGGAACTGGAGATCGGCGGGAAGAACCGCCTCGCTCTCGTGCAGGAAGTCCAGCACGCGCCCATCGGAGGCGGGATTCTGCATATCGACTTCCACGCGGTCTCCGTGGACGAAGTGATTCAAGCCGACGTCCCGGTCGAGCCGGTTGGGGTGGCCAACGGCGTCAAGAACATGGGCGGCCTTCTCGAACAAAATCTTCGCTCGCTCGCGATTGAATGTCTTCCGCGCGATCTGCCTGATGTCATCAAGGTGGACGTTTCCGCGCTCAACATTGGAGACGCCATTCACGTTCGGGAGATCCAGTTGCCGGCCGGTGTGACGACCAGAATTCAGCCCGACCTGACCGCGTTCTCCGTCCTCGCGCCGACGGTCGAGGAAGAACCAGTGGCTGCCGTGGCCGACGCCGCAGCCGGGCCGGAAGTCATCAAGGAGAAGAAGGAAGAACCGGAAGGCGGAGCTGCTCCGGCCGGTGGCGCGAAGGAGAAAGAGCCGAAGAAATAA
- the rpsF gene encoding 30S ribosomal protein S6 — MKNRYEALLVLNTQGRDDTVKDVVDRLESEFQKEGAEIEQVQKMDKRQFSYMAGELEAGHYVNFIFHADPQLITKLRSKFKLDPEVYRQHYQRLRPKVEKPAKKLAGAE, encoded by the coding sequence ATGAAGAACCGTTACGAAGCTTTGCTCGTGTTGAATACACAGGGCAGGGATGACACCGTCAAGGACGTCGTCGATCGCCTTGAATCCGAATTTCAAAAGGAAGGGGCCGAGATCGAGCAGGTCCAGAAAATGGACAAGCGCCAGTTTTCCTACATGGCGGGCGAACTCGAGGCCGGCCATTACGTGAATTTTATTTTTCACGCCGACCCGCAGTTGATCACCAAGCTGCGTTCGAAGTTCAAGCTCGATCCGGAAGTTTACCGCCAGCATTACCAGCGCCTCCGTCCGAAAGTGGAGAAGCCGGCGAAAAAGTTGGCCGGGGCCGAATAA